A region from the Actinomycetota bacterium genome encodes:
- a CDS encoding LysM peptidoglycan-binding domain-containing M23 family metallopeptidase: protein MTDPRVLRGVLALLALSLITSASRSYTIQPGDTLWELARHLGVGVTELAALNGITEPDRIIVGDVLEVPGATTGPGAPPNSTHVIAPGETLSQIAARAGVSVAELAEANGITDPNRILAGTELRVGDLPAVPETDHLVASAGSTHTVAAGETLSQIASRYDTTVADLVVANDLADANRIWVGQVLTVTGGGWRCPVSELATFINDYGVIKPDGRVHEGVDVFAPRGTPVVAPIAGVAEQVDGTLGGLQVWLHGDDGSLYIATHLDSFGAAGRVAAGEVIGAVGTSGNAAHTSPHVHFEVLLDGTNVNPYPLLEAACV, encoded by the coding sequence GTGACCGATCCGCGCGTGCTGCGGGGCGTGCTCGCGCTGCTGGCGTTGAGCTTGATCACGTCGGCGTCCCGCTCGTACACGATCCAGCCGGGCGACACGCTGTGGGAGCTGGCGCGCCACCTCGGGGTCGGCGTGACCGAGCTCGCCGCGCTCAACGGCATCACCGAGCCCGACCGCATCATCGTCGGTGACGTCCTCGAGGTGCCCGGCGCGACGACCGGCCCCGGCGCCCCACCGAACTCGACCCACGTCATCGCCCCCGGCGAGACCTTGAGCCAGATCGCGGCGCGCGCGGGAGTGTCCGTTGCCGAGCTGGCCGAGGCCAACGGGATCACCGACCCCAACCGGATCCTGGCGGGCACCGAGCTGCGCGTCGGCGACCTCCCCGCCGTGCCCGAGACCGACCACCTCGTCGCGAGCGCCGGCAGCACCCACACCGTCGCTGCGGGCGAGACGCTCAGCCAGATCGCCTCAAGGTACGACACGACGGTCGCCGATCTGGTGGTCGCCAACGACCTCGCCGACGCCAACCGCATCTGGGTCGGGCAGGTCCTCACTGTCACGGGCGGAGGCTGGCGCTGCCCGGTCAGCGAGCTCGCCACCTTCATCAACGACTACGGCGTGATCAAGCCCGACGGCCGGGTCCACGAAGGTGTCGATGTGTTCGCGCCCCGCGGCACCCCGGTCGTCGCACCCATCGCCGGCGTCGCCGAGCAGGTGGACGGCACGCTGGGCGGCCTGCAGGTGTGGCTGCACGGCGACGACGGGTCGCTGTACATCGCCACCCACCTGGACAGCTTCGGGGCGGCGGGGCGCGTGGCTGCAGGGGAGGTCATCGGCGCCGTGGGCACCAGCGGCAACGCCGCCCACACCTCACCGCACGTGCACTTCGAGGTCCTCCTGGACGGCACCAACGTCAACCCCTACCCGCTCCTCGAAGCCGCCTGCGTCTGA